A single region of the Rhodoligotrophos defluvii genome encodes:
- a CDS encoding TetR family transcriptional regulator C-terminal domain-containing protein, whose product MARRSKFQRKLPEERRKTLIAATLKCLGEQGHAGLSVRKISAEAGISIGLINHHYPSKDALVAQAYETLAMALLDAAKDAVAQAAPAPRDRLNAFFTATLAAPSFDQGTFRAWVVFWGMIGDSKILAETHDRTYGEFRAFLESLLLENASHCKRPIADIRLAAIGLSALMDGLWLERCLNPATFSIEEALQLCHAWADSIY is encoded by the coding sequence ATGGCCCGCCGCAGCAAGTTCCAACGCAAGCTCCCGGAAGAACGTCGCAAGACCCTCATCGCCGCCACCCTCAAATGCCTCGGCGAGCAGGGCCATGCCGGGCTGTCGGTGCGCAAGATCAGCGCCGAGGCAGGCATTTCCATCGGTCTGATCAACCATCACTATCCGAGCAAGGATGCCTTGGTGGCCCAGGCCTATGAGACGCTTGCCATGGCCTTGCTGGATGCCGCCAAGGATGCAGTCGCCCAGGCGGCACCCGCGCCGCGCGACCGGCTGAATGCCTTCTTCACCGCCACGCTTGCCGCCCCCAGTTTCGATCAGGGCACCTTTCGCGCGTGGGTGGTGTTCTGGGGCATGATCGGCGATTCCAAGATCCTGGCCGAGACCCACGATCGGACGTACGGGGAGTTCCGCGCCTTTCTCGAAAGCCTGCTGCTTGAAAATGCCAGCCATTGCAAGCGACCGATTGCCGATATCCGCCTCGCCGCCATCGGCCTTTCCGCGCTCATGGACGGCCTCTGGCTCGAACGCTGCCTCAACCCCGCCACCTTCAGCATCGAGGAGGCCCTTCAACTCTGCCACGCCTGGGCCGATTCAATTTATTGA
- a CDS encoding PRC-barrel domain-containing protein, which translates to MKTSRLPLAALAALITSTSLAYTQTAAAQTSAAPPAATSGESAGNTESTIQMLEDAIKKLEDAAESSTTTNQPAGSDAASPAAPAPAQPAATPATQPDASEGSTGQSAAQQTGDGAADASEPVELTDDAADAVDPVIIIDSDGDGLPDSEDAAAGNQDAASQQPASAPAPTPLVQLDDANVVVSSLDLPIGKLKGMEVHDPDGKTISTVKDVLGTPDGKPVAIALDIGGFLGIGAKEVVIPVEVLKLSEDKKSVSVPKDQMANLPISN; encoded by the coding sequence ATGAAGACCTCTCGATTGCCATTGGCAGCCCTTGCAGCGCTGATCACCTCGACGTCCCTCGCCTACACGCAAACGGCCGCAGCCCAGACCAGCGCGGCGCCGCCCGCGGCAACTTCGGGCGAATCCGCTGGCAACACCGAAAGCACCATCCAGATGCTGGAGGACGCCATCAAGAAGCTGGAGGATGCCGCTGAGTCGAGCACCACCACGAATCAGCCTGCCGGCAGCGATGCAGCAAGCCCGGCAGCTCCGGCGCCCGCGCAGCCCGCGGCCACCCCGGCTACGCAGCCAGATGCATCGGAAGGATCCACCGGGCAAAGCGCAGCGCAGCAGACCGGCGATGGCGCGGCGGATGCCAGCGAGCCCGTGGAGCTGACCGACGACGCCGCAGACGCGGTGGACCCGGTCATCATCATTGATAGTGACGGCGATGGTCTGCCCGATTCGGAGGACGCCGCAGCCGGAAACCAGGATGCCGCCTCGCAGCAGCCGGCAAGCGCGCCGGCACCGACGCCGCTGGTGCAGCTCGACGACGCCAATGTGGTGGTGAGCTCGCTGGACCTGCCGATCGGCAAGCTCAAGGGCATGGAGGTGCATGACCCGGATGGCAAGACGATCTCCACGGTCAAGGACGTGCTGGGCACGCCCGACGGCAAGCCGGTGGCGATTGCCCTCGACATCGGCGGGTTCCTCGGCATAGGCGCCAAGGAGGTGGTCATCCCCGTGGAAGTGCTGAAACTCTCCGAGGACAAGAAATCCGTCAGCGTGCCCAAGGACCAGATGGCTAACCTGCCGATCAGCAACTAG
- a CDS encoding M20 aminoacylase family protein has product MILAEIQGFERDLVAMRRHLHQQPELAFEEYETSAFVAARLEEWGYEVTRGIGGTGVIGTLRNGNSPRSLGLRADMDALPIQEETGIDYASRVPGKMHACGHDGHTAMLLGAARYLAQARPFTGTLHLIFQPAEEHISGAKRMVEEGLFERFPCDAVFALHNMPNVPLGHFMFKPGPIMAASDLATITMRGAGGHSAMPHLAADPIVAAATLVVALQSIVSRNRDPQEPAVLTVGTFHAGTVSNVIPDDATLTVDIRTFSPQMRAFIEQRLVALSRAQAESFGVVADIQYEKFYPVTSNAAAETEFVRDVALRHAGPDRVIDLTQPFPYSEDFAYMLEVRPGSYFMLGIGNGPRLHTSTYDFNDEALAIGASFWARLVREYLKSGM; this is encoded by the coding sequence ATGATTCTGGCCGAGATCCAAGGCTTTGAGCGCGACCTGGTGGCTATGCGGCGCCACCTGCACCAGCAACCCGAGCTGGCCTTCGAGGAATATGAGACATCCGCCTTCGTTGCGGCCCGCTTGGAGGAGTGGGGCTACGAAGTGACCCGCGGCATAGGCGGCACCGGCGTGATCGGCACGCTGCGCAACGGCAATAGTCCGCGCAGCTTGGGCTTGCGTGCCGACATGGATGCCTTGCCCATCCAGGAGGAAACCGGCATTGACTACGCCAGCCGAGTACCGGGCAAGATGCATGCGTGCGGCCATGACGGGCACACGGCCATGCTGCTTGGCGCAGCCCGCTACCTCGCCCAAGCTCGCCCTTTCACCGGCACGCTCCATCTCATCTTCCAGCCGGCGGAAGAGCATATATCCGGGGCCAAGCGCATGGTGGAGGAAGGTCTGTTCGAGCGCTTCCCCTGTGACGCGGTCTTCGCCCTCCACAACATGCCGAACGTCCCGCTCGGCCATTTCATGTTCAAGCCGGGGCCGATCATGGCCGCATCCGACCTTGCCACCATCACCATGCGCGGTGCCGGTGGGCATTCCGCCATGCCGCACCTGGCCGCCGATCCCATCGTCGCGGCAGCAACCCTGGTCGTGGCGCTGCAGAGCATCGTGTCCCGCAACCGCGACCCTCAGGAGCCCGCCGTGCTGACCGTGGGCACTTTTCACGCCGGCACGGTCAGCAATGTCATTCCGGACGATGCGACCCTGACCGTCGACATCCGCACCTTCAGTCCGCAGATGCGCGCCTTCATTGAGCAGCGGCTGGTTGCGCTCAGCAGGGCACAGGCGGAGAGCTTCGGCGTGGTGGCCGACATCCAGTACGAGAAGTTCTATCCCGTCACATCGAACGCGGCGGCCGAGACCGAATTCGTCCGCGATGTTGCGCTCCGCCATGCCGGCCCGGACAGGGTGATCGACCTGACCCAGCCGTTTCCTTATAGCGAAGATTTTGCCTATATGCTCGAGGTGCGGCCGGGCAGCTATTTCATGCTCGGGATCGGCAATGGCCCGCGCTTGCACACCTCGACTTACGATTTTAACGATGAGGCGCTGGCGATCGGCGCATCCTTCTGGGCACGTCTGGTACGGGAATATCTGAAGTCGGGAATGTAA
- a CDS encoding MFS transporter, which produces MSIASSAGKAAGSRRDIRIIGTVASAHFTSHILQLALAPLFPMMRDAFNVSFVDLGLILTCFYLTSGLGQVAAGVLVDRFGAHRLLIAGITLHSASVALMGLMPNYYMLLPLALLAGIGNSVYHPADLSILSHRVRPERLGRAFAAHVIAGNIGFGASPIFVGAIGVMWGWRAGLIAVGLLGLVISAWVILNRAAITTEGSARRKPAASDKVSATGKPEPAPAHFWHIILMPVVLLAFLFFVLSAFAGAGIQNFAISALTEGYGMALALATVTVAGYQAGTAGGVMLGGVLADRSNRHHVIAMAGLAVSAALIFLVAHQGLHPVAIIALIAASGFASGVTMPSRDVLVRRAAPAGGFGKVFGIVYSGFDIGSLVAPVVFGSLLDHHLSPLVFVVCGIALVLGIPTVMGFRGKHHH; this is translated from the coding sequence GTGAGCATTGCAAGTTCAGCCGGCAAGGCGGCGGGATCGCGCCGCGATATCCGCATCATCGGTACCGTGGCCTCCGCCCATTTCACCAGCCATATACTGCAGCTCGCACTCGCGCCGCTGTTTCCGATGATGCGCGACGCGTTCAACGTCAGCTTCGTCGATCTCGGGCTTATTCTCACCTGCTTCTATCTGACCTCCGGTCTCGGCCAGGTCGCGGCAGGTGTCCTCGTCGACCGCTTCGGTGCCCATCGTCTGCTCATTGCCGGCATCACCCTCCATTCTGCCAGCGTGGCGCTCATGGGGCTGATGCCGAACTACTACATGCTCTTGCCGCTCGCCCTCCTCGCCGGTATCGGCAACAGCGTCTACCATCCGGCCGATCTTTCAATTCTCAGTCATCGGGTCCGGCCCGAGCGCCTCGGCCGCGCCTTTGCTGCCCATGTGATCGCCGGCAACATCGGCTTCGGCGCCTCGCCGATCTTCGTGGGCGCCATCGGGGTGATGTGGGGCTGGCGCGCCGGCCTGATCGCGGTGGGTTTGCTAGGGCTGGTGATCAGCGCCTGGGTCATTCTCAACAGGGCAGCCATCACCACCGAGGGATCGGCCCGGCGGAAGCCCGCCGCGTCCGATAAGGTCAGCGCGACCGGAAAGCCGGAACCCGCCCCCGCCCACTTCTGGCACATCATTCTGATGCCGGTGGTGTTGCTCGCCTTTTTGTTTTTCGTGCTCAGTGCTTTCGCCGGCGCGGGCATTCAGAACTTTGCCATCAGCGCCTTGACCGAAGGCTACGGGATGGCCCTTGCCCTGGCGACCGTCACCGTGGCGGGGTACCAGGCCGGCACAGCCGGCGGCGTGATGCTCGGCGGCGTGCTCGCCGACCGCAGCAACCGCCACCACGTCATCGCCATGGCCGGCCTAGCCGTATCAGCGGCGTTGATTTTTCTCGTGGCGCACCAGGGCCTGCATCCGGTTGCCATCATTGCCCTGATCGCGGCGTCCGGGTTCGCCTCGGGCGTGACCATGCCCTCGCGCGACGTGCTGGTGCGGCGGGCAGCGCCGGCCGGCGGGTTCGGCAAAGTGTTCGGCATTGTCTATTCAGGCTTTGACATCGGCTCCCTGGTGGCGCCGGTCGTGTTCGGCAGCCTGCTTGACCACCACCTCTCGCCCCTTGTCTTCGTGGTATGCGGCATAGCCCTGGTGCTGGGCATCCCCACTGTCATGGGCTTCCGCGGCAAGCACCACCACTAG
- a CDS encoding lytic transglycosylase domain-containing protein, which yields MVLAVGGLLSTAVARLDGQAFAQQQAAPGAAMQAAVQPEDGLAPKAGQAVIAPDADLSPVEPPIPAGKPAPAKAKPPASHDTICGLIEKAAVEHRLPIEFFTRLIWKESAFRPNATSHVGAQGIAQFMPGTAAERGLQDPYDVHQAILASAHLLRDLRARFGNLGLAAAAYNAGPRRVDDWLAGAGGLPYETRDYVAAITGRAAEDWADADRSDRALPDRYGSLDVKAMAMERPAAKPQASCLAIAKNLGRAKPAPTTLVGVTQRRAPWGVQVAAHFSQARALAKYGQLQRRYSKVLGGIQPMVVRELNRSRGRRAMFHVRLPADSRAQADQLCATFRTAGGACVVMRN from the coding sequence ATGGTTCTTGCGGTCGGGGGGCTGCTGAGCACCGCGGTTGCGCGTCTTGATGGGCAGGCCTTCGCGCAGCAGCAGGCTGCCCCGGGTGCGGCCATGCAAGCTGCCGTGCAGCCGGAGGACGGGCTTGCGCCCAAGGCGGGGCAAGCGGTGATCGCACCGGATGCAGATCTGTCTCCCGTCGAGCCTCCGATTCCAGCAGGCAAACCGGCGCCTGCGAAGGCTAAACCGCCCGCGAGCCATGACACCATCTGCGGCCTAATTGAAAAGGCCGCGGTCGAGCACAGGCTGCCGATCGAATTCTTCACCAGGCTGATCTGGAAAGAGAGCGCGTTTCGCCCGAATGCGACCAGCCATGTGGGGGCGCAAGGCATCGCCCAGTTCATGCCGGGCACCGCGGCGGAGCGTGGCTTGCAGGACCCCTATGACGTGCATCAGGCGATCCTGGCTTCGGCCCATCTGCTGCGGGATTTGCGGGCGCGATTCGGCAATCTTGGTCTCGCGGCGGCAGCCTATAACGCCGGCCCACGGCGGGTCGACGACTGGCTGGCCGGAGCAGGCGGGCTTCCCTACGAGACCCGCGATTACGTTGCTGCCATTACGGGGCGCGCGGCGGAGGACTGGGCCGACGCCGACCGCAGCGACCGCGCCCTACCGGACCGCTACGGATCGCTGGATGTGAAGGCCATGGCCATGGAAAGGCCGGCGGCCAAGCCACAGGCTTCTTGCCTCGCCATTGCCAAGAACCTGGGCCGGGCCAAGCCCGCGCCCACGACCCTGGTGGGTGTGACCCAGCGGCGGGCGCCCTGGGGTGTGCAGGTGGCCGCGCATTTCTCGCAGGCGCGCGCGCTGGCGAAGTATGGTCAGCTTCAGCGCCGCTATTCCAAGGTGCTTGGCGGCATCCAGCCTATGGTGGTGCGCGAACTCAACCGCAGCCGCGGACGCCGTGCCATGTTCCACGTGCGGCTGCCGGCGGATAGCCGCGCCCAGGCAGACCAGCTGTGCGCAACCTTCCGCACCGCCGGCGGTGCCTGTGTGGTCATGCGAAACTAG
- a CDS encoding amidohydrolase, with the protein MTSYADIILTNGKVLTMAASAPRAEAIAISGSRITAVGTHDQVTALRGNETRVIDARGSTVMPGFVESHMHLFPGAATLGQLSLEHVSGLDAFVRTARAYEATRPGEFMLIARQANYTMIGEHEPITRHHLDKAISHRPFAIVAPDAHTMWANTMALEQAGLLHGRDVGIGSEVVMGSDGLATGELREWGAIEPVFALSPTAGRDNLGLTTGRDPAPLPSSAERAQDIAVLQKGLDYCASLGITSIHNMDGNLYQLELLNEIHQAGGLRCRVEIPFHLRPERSLDALEEASEMQRRFNTDRLHSGRVKIFMDGVLDSWTAFVLDGYPDRPDTTGAPLFSAEQFNAVVAECDRRGLQIAVHAIGDAAVRRTLDGYEAGRRTVGPRDSRHRIEHIEIIDPADIPRFRELGVIASMQPLHAAGSHYFPLEPTLTRVGDKLPFAYPWQTLRDAGARLIFSSDWPVSPLDPLKSVKAAMTRERLRPDLPDQRQSLMDSLASYTSEGAYAEFMEDRKGRLEPGMLADVIVLTGDIETTPADEIDGLAVATTICDGRITFER; encoded by the coding sequence ATGACCTCATACGCAGACATCATCTTGACCAACGGCAAGGTGCTCACCATGGCAGCCTCCGCCCCGCGCGCGGAAGCAATTGCCATCTCCGGCAGCCGCATCACCGCCGTGGGAACCCACGACCAGGTGACTGCGCTGCGCGGCAATGAAACGCGGGTGATCGATGCCAGGGGCTCAACCGTCATGCCCGGCTTCGTCGAGAGCCATATGCACCTGTTTCCCGGCGCCGCGACGCTGGGCCAGCTGTCGCTCGAGCACGTCTCGGGACTGGACGCGTTCGTCAGGACCGCGCGCGCCTACGAGGCCACCCGCCCCGGCGAGTTCATGCTGATCGCACGGCAGGCCAATTACACCATGATCGGCGAGCATGAGCCGATCACCCGCCATCACCTGGACAAGGCCATCAGCCACAGGCCCTTCGCCATCGTCGCGCCGGATGCCCACACCATGTGGGCGAATACCATGGCCTTGGAACAGGCCGGCCTTCTCCATGGCCGCGATGTCGGCATCGGCAGCGAGGTGGTCATGGGCAGCGACGGCTTGGCCACCGGCGAGCTCAGGGAATGGGGTGCCATCGAGCCGGTCTTCGCGCTCAGCCCCACCGCCGGCCGCGACAATCTCGGCCTCACCACGGGCCGCGACCCGGCGCCGCTGCCGTCCTCTGCCGAACGCGCCCAGGACATCGCCGTGCTTCAGAAAGGGCTCGACTACTGCGCGAGCCTCGGCATCACCAGCATCCACAACATGGATGGCAATCTCTATCAGCTCGAGCTGCTGAACGAGATCCATCAAGCCGGCGGCCTCCGCTGCCGGGTGGAGATCCCCTTCCACCTCCGCCCCGAGCGGTCGCTTGACGCGCTGGAGGAGGCATCCGAAATGCAGCGTCGCTTCAACACCGACAGGCTCCATTCCGGCCGGGTGAAGATCTTCATGGATGGCGTCCTGGACAGCTGGACTGCGTTCGTGCTCGACGGCTACCCCGACCGGCCGGACACCACCGGGGCGCCGCTGTTCTCTGCCGAGCAGTTCAACGCGGTCGTTGCCGAATGCGACCGGCGCGGGCTGCAGATCGCCGTCCATGCGATCGGCGATGCTGCCGTCCGGCGCACGCTCGATGGCTACGAGGCTGGCCGCCGCACCGTGGGCCCGCGCGACAGCCGCCACCGTATCGAGCATATCGAGATCATCGACCCAGCCGATATTCCCCGGTTCCGGGAACTGGGAGTGATCGCGTCCATGCAGCCGCTGCACGCTGCGGGCTCCCACTATTTTCCGCTCGAGCCGACGCTCACCCGGGTGGGCGACAAGCTGCCCTTCGCCTATCCCTGGCAGACCCTACGGGACGCCGGCGCACGGCTCATCTTCTCGAGCGATTGGCCTGTCTCGCCCCTGGACCCGTTGAAATCGGTCAAGGCAGCCATGACGCGTGAGCGCCTCCGCCCCGACCTGCCCGACCAGCGCCAGAGCCTGATGGACAGTCTTGCCTCCTATACGAGCGAGGGCGCCTATGCGGAATTCATGGAAGATCGCAAGGGCAGGCTTGAGCCCGGCATGCTGGCCGACGTGATCGTGCTCACCGGTGACATCGAGACAACGCCTGCGGACGAGATCGACGGCTTGGCCGTGGCGACCACCATCTGTGACGGCCGCATCACCTTCGAGAGATAG
- a CDS encoding amidase, with translation MTIIDTSDEILQQSAAAMATKVARRELSPVELVDASLARIAEVNEQLNAFCLVLGDEAREAAKAAERAIMAGERLGPLHGVPIAMKDLTPTRNHRTTSGSRAYRDFIAPDHASIARSLLDAGAILVGKTTTPEFAYSGFTYSPLWGITRNPWDTSRTSGGSSGGSGVAVATACVPLAEGSDMGGSVRIPAACCGVAGLKPSLGRIPFTILRSTFETMAHFGPLARTCDDVALFLAVTQGPDEADILSNPQAIAWPETLACDPRHLKIALSVDLGFYAVDPDVERNTRDMADRLRALGAEVEEISLGWTFDSVLAWDRRWNVYLATHYGHLLEEHRDDLDPEVVRLIEKGNRTTAIDLKRTEFVATDMWEKLAAVLARYDAMICPTLARPVARADQNERSAAGGFDADGRYIGNTMTCPFNLVSQCPVLSVPSGFTADGLPSGLQIVGRRFADLSVLRIGKLIEDSWGGAGFPSPRPDRDQ, from the coding sequence ATGACCATCATTGATACGTCGGACGAGATCCTGCAGCAGTCCGCCGCTGCCATGGCGACCAAGGTCGCCCGCCGGGAGCTTTCGCCGGTTGAACTGGTGGATGCCTCCCTCGCGCGCATTGCCGAGGTGAACGAGCAGCTGAATGCCTTTTGCCTGGTGCTCGGCGATGAAGCGCGCGAGGCGGCCAAGGCAGCCGAAAGAGCGATCATGGCAGGCGAGAGGCTCGGGCCACTCCACGGGGTGCCCATCGCCATGAAGGACTTGACCCCCACCCGCAACCATCGCACCACATCGGGGTCGAGGGCCTATCGCGACTTTATCGCGCCGGATCACGCGTCCATTGCCCGATCCCTGCTCGATGCTGGCGCCATTCTGGTGGGCAAGACCACGACCCCGGAATTCGCCTATTCCGGCTTCACCTATAGTCCGCTCTGGGGCATCACGCGCAACCCGTGGGACACGAGCCGCACGTCCGGCGGCAGCTCGGGCGGCTCCGGCGTGGCGGTGGCCACCGCCTGCGTGCCGCTGGCGGAAGGCTCGGACATGGGCGGCTCGGTGCGCATACCGGCCGCCTGCTGCGGCGTCGCCGGGCTGAAGCCGAGCCTGGGGCGCATACCCTTCACCATCCTGCGCAGCACCTTCGAAACTATGGCGCACTTCGGCCCGCTAGCGCGCACGTGCGACGATGTCGCCCTGTTCCTGGCGGTCACTCAGGGCCCCGATGAGGCCGACATCCTCTCCAATCCTCAGGCCATCGCCTGGCCGGAAACCCTCGCCTGCGATCCGCGCCACCTGAAGATCGCCTTGTCCGTGGATCTCGGCTTCTACGCGGTCGACCCCGACGTAGAGCGGAACACGCGCGATATGGCCGACCGTCTGCGCGCCTTGGGTGCCGAGGTCGAGGAGATCTCCCTCGGCTGGACCTTCGACAGCGTATTGGCTTGGGACCGCCGCTGGAACGTCTATCTCGCCACCCATTATGGCCACTTGCTTGAGGAACATCGCGACGACCTCGACCCGGAAGTGGTGCGCCTGATCGAGAAGGGCAACCGCACCACTGCGATCGACCTCAAGCGGACGGAATTCGTGGCCACCGATATGTGGGAGAAACTCGCCGCCGTCCTCGCTCGTTATGACGCCATGATCTGCCCGACCCTGGCGCGGCCCGTGGCCAGGGCCGATCAGAACGAGAGGAGCGCAGCCGGTGGATTTGATGCCGACGGGCGCTATATCGGCAACACCATGACCTGCCCGTTCAACCTGGTCAGCCAGTGCCCGGTGCTTTCGGTGCCCAGTGGCTTCACCGCCGATGGCCTTCCATCGGGCTTGCAGATCGTGGGGCGGCGCTTCGCTGACTTGAGCGTTTTACGGATTGGCAAGCTAATTGAGGACAGCTGGGGCGGGGCGGGATTCCCGAGCCCCCGGCCTGATCGAGATCAATGA
- the zwf gene encoding glucose-6-phosphate dehydrogenase, translating into MTRIIPVSPFDYVVFGGSGDLARRKLLPALFRRFADGQFDANSRVIGVSRGEVSQEEYRATAAKALSDHIPEAERPADLVDSFLRCVDHVALDVSSDEGWPRLAAALRDDTDRTRVFYLAVAPDLYGQICVGLGCAGLATPRSRVVLEKPLGYDLASAEAINGVVAGVFDEGQIYRIDHYLGKETVQNLMALRFANALFEPVWNSAHIDHVQITVAESIGMAGRANYYDRAGALRDMVQNHLLQLLCLVAIEPPASSAADALRDEKLKVLHALKPIEDDAANRLTVRGQYRAVEADKVSVPGYVDELGRPSNTETFVAIKAEVANWRWAGTPFYLRTGKRMARRVSEIVIQFRDIPHSMFELSAGRIVANRLVLRLQPDEAVQLFLMIKDPGPGGMRLRQVPLNLSFAETFGVRQPDAYERLLLDVVRGNQSLFMRRDEVAAAWSWIDPIRDSWERLGEPLHGYIGGTWGPSASIALMERDHRSWHDDGT; encoded by the coding sequence ATGACACGCATCATCCCGGTTTCACCATTTGACTATGTCGTTTTCGGCGGCAGTGGCGACCTCGCCCGCCGCAAGCTGTTGCCGGCCCTGTTCCGCCGTTTCGCCGATGGCCAGTTCGACGCGAATTCCCGTGTGATTGGCGTGTCCCGGGGCGAGGTATCGCAGGAGGAATATCGTGCTACGGCGGCCAAGGCGCTTTCCGACCACATTCCCGAAGCCGAACGCCCGGCCGACCTCGTCGATAGCTTCCTCCGCTGTGTCGACCATGTGGCCCTGGACGTATCCTCCGATGAAGGCTGGCCGCGCCTTGCCGCTGCGCTGCGCGACGACACGGATCGCACCAGGGTCTTCTATTTGGCCGTTGCCCCCGATCTCTACGGCCAGATCTGCGTGGGGCTGGGTTGCGCCGGGCTCGCGACGCCGCGCTCCCGGGTCGTGCTGGAGAAGCCACTCGGCTATGACCTCGCCTCCGCGGAGGCGATAAACGGCGTCGTTGCCGGCGTGTTCGATGAGGGCCAGATCTATCGAATAGACCACTATCTCGGCAAAGAGACGGTGCAGAACCTGATGGCGCTGCGCTTCGCCAATGCCCTGTTCGAGCCGGTGTGGAACTCCGCCCATATCGACCACGTGCAGATCACGGTGGCGGAATCGATCGGCATGGCGGGCCGCGCCAATTACTACGACAGGGCCGGCGCCCTGCGCGACATGGTTCAGAACCACCTGCTCCAGCTGCTCTGCCTGGTGGCGATCGAGCCGCCTGCCTCCTCGGCCGCGGACGCCCTGCGTGACGAGAAGCTGAAGGTGCTGCACGCCCTCAAGCCCATCGAGGACGACGCGGCCAACCGCCTGACCGTTCGCGGCCAATACCGGGCAGTGGAAGCAGACAAGGTCAGCGTGCCCGGCTATGTGGACGAGCTGGGCCGCCCGAGCAACACCGAGACTTTCGTCGCCATCAAGGCCGAGGTCGCCAATTGGCGCTGGGCAGGCACGCCGTTCTACCTGCGCACCGGCAAGCGCATGGCCAGGCGCGTGTCGGAAATCGTCATCCAATTCCGCGATATTCCCCATTCCATGTTCGAGCTTAGCGCCGGCCGCATCGTTGCCAACCGGCTGGTGCTGCGCCTGCAGCCCGACGAGGCCGTGCAGCTGTTCCTCATGATCAAGGACCCTGGACCGGGTGGCATGCGGCTCCGCCAGGTTCCCCTCAACCTGTCCTTCGCCGAGACCTTCGGAGTGCGGCAGCCCGATGCCTACGAGCGGCTGCTGCTCGATGTGGTACGCGGCAATCAGAGCCTGTTCATGCGCCGCGACGAGGTGGCCGCCGCCTGGAGCTGGATCGACCCGATCCGCGACTCCTGGGAGCGCCTGGGCGAGCCCCTTCACGGCTATATCGGCGGCACTTGGGGCCCCAGCGCGTCCATAGCGCTGATGGAACGCGATCACCGCAGCTGGCACGATGATGGCACCTAG